In Microbacterium sp. SLBN-146, one genomic interval encodes:
- a CDS encoding acyl-CoA dehydrogenase family protein: MTAFDPAGLLPDDLLARLRERAPQHDRDNTFPEADLAELKDAGYLAALVPVDQGGAGLSLAETALLQQRLATAAPATALAVNMHLVWTGVAKVLQDRGDDRLRFVQDGAVHGEVFAFGISEAGNDLVLFGSDTVATPLDDGGYSFSGTKIFTSLGPVWTQLGLHGLDTTSTDAPTMVYAFVPRTDAVVTRDDWDTLGMRGTQSRTTELHGATASADRVVARMAPGPQPDPLVFGIFSVFEILLASVYTGIARRALDLAVETAHRRTSKKTGSAYSQDPDIRWRVADMALAYDALPPQIAAVAHDVDTAADHGARWFSLLSGLKHRAVTMAKAVVDDAVLVAGGSAYFSGSELSRLYRDVLAGLFHPSDPESAHSTVAAAWLGPLTD, translated from the coding sequence GTGACCGCCTTCGACCCCGCCGGCCTCCTCCCCGACGACCTGCTGGCGCGCTTGCGCGAACGGGCTCCCCAGCACGATCGCGACAACACCTTCCCCGAGGCCGACCTCGCGGAGCTGAAGGATGCCGGATATCTCGCCGCCCTCGTGCCGGTCGATCAGGGCGGTGCGGGGCTCAGTCTCGCCGAGACGGCGCTCCTCCAGCAGCGTCTCGCGACGGCCGCGCCTGCGACGGCCCTCGCCGTCAACATGCACCTCGTGTGGACGGGCGTCGCGAAGGTGCTGCAGGACCGCGGCGATGACCGGCTCCGTTTCGTGCAAGACGGAGCCGTGCACGGTGAGGTGTTCGCGTTCGGGATCAGCGAGGCGGGGAACGACCTCGTGCTGTTCGGCAGCGACACCGTCGCCACACCTCTCGACGACGGCGGCTACTCCTTCAGCGGAACGAAGATCTTCACGTCCCTCGGCCCCGTGTGGACGCAGCTCGGGCTGCACGGCCTCGACACGACGAGCACCGACGCGCCGACGATGGTCTACGCCTTCGTTCCGCGGACGGACGCCGTCGTGACCCGCGACGATTGGGACACCCTCGGCATGCGGGGGACGCAGTCGAGGACGACCGAGCTGCACGGGGCGACCGCGTCCGCGGACCGCGTCGTCGCCCGGATGGCCCCGGGCCCCCAGCCCGACCCTCTCGTCTTCGGCATCTTCAGCGTCTTCGAGATCCTGCTCGCATCGGTCTACACCGGGATCGCTCGACGGGCGCTCGATCTCGCCGTCGAGACCGCACACCGCCGGACGTCCAAGAAGACGGGCTCCGCCTACAGCCAGGACCCCGACATCCGCTGGCGCGTGGCCGACATGGCGCTCGCCTACGACGCCCTGCCCCCGCAGATCGCTGCCGTGGCGCACGACGTCGACACCGCCGCCGACCACGGCGCACGGTGGTTCTCGCTCCTGAGCGGCCTCAAGCACCGCGCCGTCACGATGGCCAAGGCCGTCGTCGACGACGCCGTGCTCGTCGCGGGCGGGTCGGCGTACTTCTCCGGCTCGGAGCTGAGTCGCCTCTACCGCGATGTGCTCGCGGGCCTCTTCCACCCTTCCGACCCCGAGTCGGCCCACTCCACGGTCGCCGCCGCCTGGCTCGGCCCTCTCACGGACTGA